GAGCCAGGGAAAGCTCCTAAATGTATATATGTTGAGGGATAGtggaattgtttttatttcaatccaatccaatccactttatttatatagcacaatttaaataaatacaaggtTTCCAAAGTACTGCACAGTAActagataaaaacaacaaatgcgCCATAAAACCACGAAcctaatgcagttaaataaattaTCAAATATCTGATATTTACAGAATATTAATGACAAGTGATGTTCTGCTGTATGTGGTGTGAGTTGTCTTCAAGTATCACCACTAACATGGTCAAATTTGTTAAGagttaaagaaatgaaaacctGTCACTTTTCtaataggtgtgtgtgagtttcaGGAAACCCTGCCAGGTTGTGACAGTGAAAAACCTTGAtctgtgtctaaaaatgttcAATGATGAAACTGAATAGATTACGATTTGGCAGAAACTTGGTGAAACCTCATAACCTGTACAGTCGGCCTACCTTTAGAAGTGATCCTGATACATAGGAGGCATTAGAGTTGTGCGTATGTGAAAGATGAATATCACTGTTCCTGTTCCCTTTCAGCTGGAATAAGTTGACAGACCGTTTCTTCAAGACGTCCCCTTGGCCTGAGGCTGAGACCATAGCATCACTTGTTGGTAACGGTGAGTgtatcatctgtccttctgtggcCCCGTTTTTTATCTTATTGTAGAATGTTTTTcactcttgatttgtttgttgtaGAATATAATAATTCTTACACTATAATTGATTGTTAAAAGCTCTCAGAATTGTCCTGGTACTTAAAAGGACATGATAGAGACGTGGTTATGATATGTGTTTTGGTGTGTTTATCTCAGGTTTCATTTACAGCCTCTGTTACGCTTTAAATGTGTTCAGGGCATCATTTGCTTATTATGTTCTGCAGATGCTGTGTTCCTCATTCTGTATAAGGAGCTGTATTACAGACACATCTATGCTAAAGTCAGCGTGAGTATCTGCTCAAGATGAGATCCATCTCCTCATCACAGAGGAATCTGTAATATCTATAATATCTTATAAGTGTTGTTTGCTTGATAATCAGGGTGGACCAACTCTAGAGCAGAGGTTTGAATCATATTATAATTACTGCAACCTCTTCAACTACATTCTCAGTAAGTAAACACAATGTTCTTTAGTTTAATGTCCTTTTAGTTTTCACCGAGTCAACATTTATATCTGACTAAAATATGCTCAGGTGGACTCTGGCAGGAAGTCAGAGTGCACACTGTTCCAGTGTTTAAACGGTTAAgtcatttgaaacattttgtgaTTGTACACAGATGCtgatggccccgcccccctggaGCTGCCTAACCAATGGCTGTGGGACATCATTGACGAGTTCATCTATCAGGTAGACTTACTGCCAGACCACCACTGACTTAGTTTGTAGTTTCCAGTGAGGATTTATGCTTAACAGTACTTTGACTTACCAGTATGAATAACTACGGCCATGTTGCTCCTACATAACAGCTAAATAACGTATGTTTATGTTTCTTTAGTATACATATGTGAGAATGACTGTTTTCTTTTAGTTCCAGTCCTTCAGTCAGTATCGCTGTAAAACGGCCAAGAAGTCAGAAGAGGAGATTGAATTCCTGAGGAGCAACCCAAAGATCTGGAATGTCCACAGCGTCTTAAATGTTCTCCATTCCCTGGTGGACAAGAGCAATATTAACCGTCAGCTTGAAGTTTACACCAGCGGAGGTATGGTGGAGTGCTTTGGGGACGGATTTTAGAGTAAAAGCAAATTTTGTAGAAAATCTTGGATTATGCAAATCAATAATGTCTTTAGACTTGATAAAatacacttttctttaatacaaaactctattaaacagtctataagagtatggtaaaaggtaatacagatatagggtgtattaatattagtatggggagtgttcataaacgtttgaattaccataaataataaaataaatagtttgtcactatatcgcagaatttcattTTCCGCAGGTGGTCcttgaacgcattaaccgcgttTAACCagtgattactgtattttagtagtttgttgttttcttgtgataAAAATAACTGCAGTGTTTAGATGATATCTGTTTGGTTGATATGGCTAAAAAGTTCTTTTATTTGGTGCCTTGCAGGAGATCCAGAGAGCGTGGCTGGAGAATACGGTCGCCACTCTCTGTACAAGATGTTAGGTTACTTTAGCCTAGTGGGGCTCCTGAGGCTTCATTCACTGCTGGGGGATTACTACCAGGCCATCAAGGTCCTGGAGAACATCGAGCTCAACAAGAAGGTAACATCTTACAGCAGGCAGCAACAGAGGTAGGCCGCCAGCGTCTATGCTCATGTGACTGAAAGTGCCTAGCTCTCAAATTATTCTGATTTCCTGTATACTTTTGGACCTCCATACATTTTGTTCAGTCTAGTGCACACCTTTGTAACTTTACTTTCCGTTTTTCAGAGTATGTACTCTCGTGTACCTGAGTGCCAGATCACCACCTACTACTATGTGGGCTTTGCCTACTTAATGATGAGGCGCTACCAGGATGCCATTCGAGTCTTTGCCAACATCCTTCTGTACATCCAGAGGACCAGAAACATGTTCCAGAGGTCTACATATAAATACGAGATGGTCAGTCTTGCTTCTGCAACCAGGTCAGAATATGCTTATGTTCATTTGAGTGTGCTTGTGTAACAGTAGCATGATGTATTATTTTAGatcaacaaacaaaatgagCAGATGCATGGCCTGCTGGCCATCGCCCTCACCATGTACCCGATGCGCATCGACGAGAGCATTCACACCCAGCTGAGGGAGAAGTACGGGGATAAGATGCTGCGAATGCAGAAAGGGTAACAAAAGAAACTCCTCAGTTTGGGTGTCTGTCTTCAGCAAATTATTGCAGTTTATACATGAGAAACTCGCCTTTACGGATACACATGTTCCCTCGTTCATCTCAGAGACCTGCAGGTGTTTGAGGAGCTGTTCAGCTTTGCCTGCCCCAAGTTCTTGTCCCCGGTGGTGCCAAACTACGACAATGTCCATCCCAACTACCACAAAGAGCCgttccagcagcagctgaaggtttTTGCCGAAGAGGTGCAACAGCAAGCCCAGCTTTCCACGATTCGCAGGTAGACCATGTCAGGTTGTGTGGAATAGTTAGAGGACCTTTTGCcaaacatttgtcatttttatttatttgtgtttgtttttattgttttttccaACCATCTGGCccttgaaaaatgtttgttcagTCAGGTGTGCCTTCAGGGCATCTGTACTTGTCATCTGAGTCAcggtgtgtgtttttagtttcCTGAAGCTCTACACCACCATGCCTGTAGCCAAACTGGCAGGATTCTTGGACATGAGTGAGCAAGAGTTCCGCATTCAGCTTCTCGTCTTCAAACACAAGATGAAGAACCTGGTGTGGACCAGCGGAATCTCTGCTCTGGACGGGGAGTTCCAGTCTGCTTCCGAGGTCGACTTTTACATTGACAAGGTATGGTGGAATCTATTAAATGAGCTCAAGTCTTCACGTTGCTTTACGTGTTGTTCCATGGAGATGGAGGGGAAAATAGAATGCACCTTCAGTTTGATCACAGTTGACACAGCTAATAAAATTGAGACACTTAGACACAGTCAGATCACTTAGACACAGTCAGATGCAAACATGTTGCATTAATTACAAATGAGTTTTTTGGAAGACACCAATGATTGAGTTTAATCTGGCTTTTAAATACCTTTATCCTGGTTCAACAACTGTCAACtttgtatgtttattttatggAATCGGGTCATTTTAATGGTTACTTTTTGgttcaaaacaaacaatacatCCACACCTGTTCTTAGAACGATCCATTTGATCACTCAGGAGGGATGTCAGATTTTGGACAAAGTGAGACCTCTGTGTTCTTAAAACTTCCACAGGACATGATCCACATCGCCGACACTAAAGTTGCTCGTCGGTACGGAGACTTTTTCATCAGGCAGATCCACAAGTTTGAGGAGGTGAGTGGTGATTCATCATGCCTCTGTCAACGTAGCCAAAGAGTTTTAAGGGTTAAAGAAAGTGTTCTTTTTATCTTACAGCTTCTCATTTGAAAATATGTTACTGATGCTGATCTTCTTGACATTCTACCATGCTAATCTCACATGTACCTTGTGTGCTAAATAAAATTGCCTGTCTTTCTACAGTTGAACAGGACGCTGAAGAAGATGCCATCTACCAGCGCTACTACATCCAGCAGTGCCACAAGCAGATGAGCCCTCTTCATCTATTAATGATGAAAGCTTTTCTATGTAACCTGGTAATaataaacagatggatgaaGTGGTGTGTGGAAACGTCTTTCATTATGTTTATGTTGAGCAACCACTAGATGGTGCAATTTACAAACTGTCTTCTCCTCAGTTGAAgtgaattacagtaatccctcaatTATTCGCGCTTCAAATTGAGCGGCTTAattacatcgcagatttttgggaGGCGGTCACGTGATAGCGCATGCTAATGGCTGACCACATCGCTGTGCGTGCAGACTCACGGTACAGGTAATTTGTGAAACGCATTGatcgcgagtaatgagggattactgtacaagcagtttatccatccatccattttttcagccgcttcttccgcttttgtgggtcacgggggttgctggagatTATGTCAGTGGTCTACAGGCGAGAGGCGAAGGACACTCTGGGTGCGTTGTCGGTGCACTCCAGAGCCACACGAAACAACCActtgcacacactcacaggtaCGGGCAAATTGGGACCGATCAGTTCACCCCAGGTCTCAGACTCGGTCTGTAATATCAGTGAGGGTTGGTCATTCTGATGCAAAATGAACATGCCAGAGGTTTGGATGCAGTAAATCCGATGTGACTTGTGTTTCCATCCCACGATGAACTTCATGATGAGTTTTAATCCCACAGGTTAGAGAGCAATGACCTGACGCTGTCGCTGAACTTCACATTGTTGTTCAGCACTTTGCAGGTCAGTGGTGTTTATCCTCAGTTTTGCCTTGACAGTCATTCAAAATCTTTAACCACTCAtttataaaataacatttcttGCCACAAGCATCAgtcagaaaattaaatgaatggtTGCAAAAGTATGATAGAAATGAATTCAGCGTGACATTTATTATGTAGCACATTCTGTCACGCtttgactttaaaaacaaagcCTTTCCATGTGACCTTAATTCTTCTCCAGAGTAGGAGACAGAAcagtacggaggagaagccagGCAAGCTTCACACCAGCACAGGAAACAGAACTAAATGCTACATTATTGGAACAGCAACATGCAACAAGACACTAAAGTTAACATATGGACAGTGGTGGGAAGTTAGACATAGCAGGACTTCTTTCCCCTCAAAGAGACAAATTTATTTTGCTGTACAGTACATTCTCACATCCAGAGAAGTGAATCTTATGCAGTTGTCAAATAATTGTGCTCCAATAAGATCTGCTCATACGCATGTTGTAAATGGAATAAACTAAATTGACTGACATTCAGTCAGTAGATTTACACAGACCTGACATAACTACTCCTGTTGACTGATTGATGTATTGTCTCACAGAAGCATTGTGACCAATCTTGTCATTTCCCAAAAGAAACATTAATGATATATAAAGAGTATAATAgcctaaataataaaacactccATCAATGAGCTATGacctttattatattatttataatccTGGAATAAAGTTTTCAGTATAAATGCTAATGAAATCAAAGACCTTtaggaggaggagcaggtgtGACTTGTCATCCGATGCTGTATTTCATGAGCGTTTTAGGCTTTCTAGGATTCCATTTGTAAAATACATCAGCAGTGCTTTGGGTGAGGCAACCTTTCAGCCCTTCGTCTTGTTAAAACTCACCTGACAATAATGGAAGACAACAGCTTGAGTCAACTCGAGGCTGTGGGCTTAGATTCGAGACGAGCAAAGATACTGGATATAAATGAATTTGTGAGGTGTTTCGGCTACAGCCATAAAAACTGCAGAATTGGTCTATTCTGGCGGGACCACAAAATACATTGTGATTGGATTGTGCTGAGACTCTTAAGTGGGGCTTGTAACAGTCTGAacacacaacatttaaaaaacagttaCCCTCTTAGCGTTTCCCTTCTAAACTGGTCTATAAGTTGTCGTAAAAGACACATCCTGTTTTAAATTCAAGTTGTCcacattgaaaaacattttctatgtattacattttctgttttccagtttgaaattcaccaaatttaatttagaattttttatttCCCATGCCTTTTTTGATGTGCATAATGCATTTGAACCGGGAAATTTAGAATTGATCTAATTacatttgattaattgattaattgtaattgattaattacattaattacaattgtaattgattaattacaagggcggcagtggctcagtggtaaagcgggcggtagagcgggtcgtcctatgatttaagatcggcggttcgattcccactcccgcccccccaaaaatacccggaggtgagctaacagtgggaggtgtcagctcatctccggagcactgccgaggcacccttgagcaaggtgccgtcccctttacaaattgctcatttgaggcgcaccaagtaggagctgcctgccactctacctcccctgcatgcctacaggcccctttgtgtgtgtgtgtgtgatacaggggcctgtactcacaaatatgtatgcatgcgtttgtaatcagtagctagagtgtgctttcttaatttcccttcggggatcaaaccagtatattaaaaaaaaaaaaaaaaaattattgttacATTGAAGATGGATTAAGAATTATTGATGAACATTCAGTTTATGGGCAGCCAGTCAGATGGACATTCTGTTATAAAACTTACACACACTGGCACAGTAATCATGTTGATCAATACTTTGATGCGCTACTTATACAGTATGTGGATGGATTATCTCCATGAGGGGATATAAAGACATTTGAGTGCTAGCTTGAGTGGAGTAAACCTATTGTGTGAGAAGGATAAGTCTATAATGCTTTACTTCAAGGTCAATTAGTtggaaaaaaagtctttttagaCATTTGTATTTCTGCTGCGTGTAGGGTCATGACTCATAGACACCCATACTTTTGGTACTAAAGGCCCGACAcataatgttgtgtttgttcaaaatatGCTGACTACAAAATTCAACCATGACACTCAGGTGAGCCATTCTGCTCTTTACCATGCTCCCACACCATCCACTGATAGAGGTAAAAGACTATTgcatatttctttattatcaTAGATCATCCAACATTTCTCAACACATTTATCAGGACTGGTGACAgcaatgacaaataaataaaaacttacaAAATGGGGTataaaaatgaatgttaaaaacacaccacacatCAGAAACAGCATCACAGGTCATAGAAAGGAAAACAGAATGACATGTCACCTTAGCATAATATACACATACTCCAAACATCCAAAACAATCCCTTAATTATTTTGGTAAACCAGAATTTTCCTCAAAAATATCTTTTAATCCCATCAcactttctttaaaataaaaaaataaagcaaactttGCTCGTATCTGAGCATAACTCTTGCAATCCCTCGAGTGGCAGTGTAAAATCCTTGTGAGCACAATGCCATCTTCactcattaaaaaattaataattcataTTCACCTCATCTCAGTCTTTCTTCAATATCACATATcccaaagttttttttccttcacatgTCTCCACTCTCAAAGCATTCATCCTTTGTCTTTAATATTTGACAGTCATTTGGTAACAAAGAAATCTTCTTCCACTCAACGGATAAGTCCATCAAAACTGAACCAGGGTTAGTTTGTTTTTAGTCTTCCTGAAAAAGAGGAAtgttttgtggggttttttttttaccatggaTTCCAGAGAAGCTCTTTCATCAGTACTCTCACAACTGCTCACTAGTGAAAGCTCAATGTGCGCTTGATGCTGGAGAAAACTGCACCGTAATCATCACTGGGGAAAATATTTGAAGTTTTCTCATCTCAAATGCCCAAAATTTCAAAGGAGCAAAATTTAATGACATCTGACAGAGACTCATATTGTTCCATCTTCACTCTGTCAACACTCACTGCATTGTCTtggtaaaaaacaaatcaatatcaGAACATGACTATCACtaatttgtgtaattttatcAATGTCCCATTAATGGCCATCTGCTGGTCTTAGAGTGactgtcagtttttgtgtgtgtatttgtgtttgtgtgagtgtatgcAGTCCAAGTATGACTTCAAAAGGACTAGTGTGAATGAGGCACCTTTTGATGGTTATAAGGTCTTATAGACAACTATAAGCTTCTCCCACGGGGAGGCTCAGTCTCTCTTTTCCACTCAGCTCTTCGGATGAAAGTCCATGATACCGTGTTTCCTTCTCTTGAAGCACTTAATGTGAGATACCCAAGACAAGATCAACTCAAACCAACTCAATAGCGAGGAAGTCCTCCAGCAGTCTCTCTCATTGATGTGCTGAGGTTGAAAGATGGAGCTCCCTAGActacacacactcctccagtCTTCTCCAACCATGTCAGGGGGCAACGTGGAGGCACAAGGACACACACGAGTCATGTTTATGCTCAGACCAGCGAGGCCTCGGCTAGTCATAATTCTGTGATCTCTAGAGGACTGTCTGACAGGTTGTCCCCATCCTTGTGACGGTGCATCGGGGTAGACTTTGCTGACTCAGTGCGGGCATTACGCTCAGAATAAAGCCCCCCGTCTGCATTCAGTGCCTCCAGAGACCGTGCCAAGGCCCGCTGGTCATCCTCTGGCAGGCtgttgaggtcagaggtcaggagggTACCTGTACTGCCGTGTACCACATGTACGCCCTCGGGGCCCTTCAACTCTACAGGAAGCTTGTGCTTGAAGCGCAGAGTGCCTCGACCTCCGCCCATGCCCAGacgctcgtcttcctcttcatccagaTCGCTCTGGATCAACTGGAGAGAAGGAAGAATGAAGAGATGAGAACGAATGAAGCTGCCGACATAATTTGAAAAACATCAGTTAAGTAGTAACATTAAAGCCATGTAAGTGATTGCTTTCAGGATCTGGAAAGAAGGGAAACGAATGGAGAGACAAGCTGCGAGATAGAAATGAGTCAATCATTTGGAGCAAAATACGAGAACCCGGAAACAGAGACAACAGATCAGCTGATAATAGTTCAATATTATTTAGTTTAAACACCTAGAATGAATTCAGAACGTTTAATTGTTTTGGAGAATTGCACTGATGGGACTTTTCACATCATAGCAATACACAACCGTACAAATTGCACTTATTTATTTCCAATTATCCATTAGTATTAGTTTAAGGTAACGTGTTCACCTCCATCGTCAGCTGAACTATTACAAAATCAATTCAGACTTTATTTGAGTCATGGTCAAATTTAAGGGAACAGTGATAGCAGAAACACTGAATATCAGAATGTCAGAGCAGCAGACACAACAGGAGAATGGAGACCCGTCTCCAGCAGAGTCAAGTAGGGGGAGCACAGCAGCAGGCGAGCAGAGAGCTTCGGTTTTTCCTGAGCCCACCTCAGTGATTGATGAGTGATCTCCTTGGCCAGTCGATATAGTGATGAGTCGAGCAGCAAAGAGGTTTTTTAGTCTGAGGTAGTCGTCCAGGACCACATTGAGCAGGGAACCCTGACAGAATGGCAGGTAGGATcaaacagtctgtaacacaatCCACCTCACACATTCTCACTGTAATTATAAATGGGAATTGTCCCACTATCCCTATATCTAAATTGCTGGATCTCAAGTCCTCAGCTgtcctttttgtgtttgtacttCTTTGGACAGACTGCAGACCTCATTCTGAAGTTTGGGAAGGATCGAAGGATGAAGTATGTAACGAGTAGCACAAATGCTTTTCAGATtggatgtgtttatgtgtggatGCCATCTCAGCTACTCATACATCAGGCATCTCACCTTGATTGGACCCT
This is a stretch of genomic DNA from Antennarius striatus isolate MH-2024 chromosome 11, ASM4005453v1, whole genome shotgun sequence. It encodes these proteins:
- the eif3s6ip gene encoding eukaryotic translation initiation factor 3 subunit L, translated to MSYHDEEDYDPYTYPNDYDLHTGDPKADLAYERQYEQQTYHVIPEVIKNFLQYFHKTISDLIDQKVYELQANRVSSESIEQKIYEIQDVYENSWNKLTDRFFKTSPWPEAETIASLVGNDAVFLILYKELYYRHIYAKVSGGPTLEQRFESYYNYCNLFNYILNADGPAPLELPNQWLWDIIDEFIYQFQSFSQYRCKTAKKSEEEIEFLRSNPKIWNVHSVLNVLHSLVDKSNINRQLEVYTSGGDPESVAGEYGRHSLYKMLGYFSLVGLLRLHSLLGDYYQAIKVLENIELNKKSMYSRVPECQITTYYYVGFAYLMMRRYQDAIRVFANILLYIQRTRNMFQRSTYKYEMINKQNEQMHGLLAIALTMYPMRIDESIHTQLREKYGDKMLRMQKGDLQVFEELFSFACPKFLSPVVPNYDNVHPNYHKEPFQQQLKVFAEEVQQQAQLSTIRSFLKLYTTMPVAKLAGFLDMSEQEFRIQLLVFKHKMKNLVWTSGISALDGEFQSASEVDFYIDKDMIHIADTKVARRYGDFFIRQIHKFEELNRTLKKMPSTSATTSSSATSR